A genome region from Paenibacillus sp. J23TS9 includes the following:
- a CDS encoding MalY/PatB family protein, with product MNFDKIITRNLTGSDKWDGMKNIFGTADALPMWVADMDFESPPSVIAAMQKRVEHGVFGYTMQTDEYKQSIVNWMKQRHDWEIDPEWLVFCPGVVPALSFAIQAFTEPGDKVVIQPPVYPPFHSVVKDHGRELVLNPLKPENGYYSMDLEALEEILSTQQVKMLILCSPHNPVGRIWSSEELETLVQLCTRHDVLIISDEIHADLIYEKNAHIPLAKLSDEAKNRSIICTAPSKTFNIAGLNTSNIIIPDPDIRSTFMKALQLYHVGSISTIGSTAAEAAYTDGGEWLDEVLTYLQKNIDYVVEYMGKHIPEIKVQKPEATYLLWLDFSSLGMTPNEMEAFLLTKAKLALNKGSAFGQGGAGFMRMNIACPMATVVEAMKRLDAALTEWRIEQKNA from the coding sequence TTGAATTTTGACAAAATCATTACGAGAAATCTCACCGGCTCTGATAAATGGGACGGGATGAAAAATATTTTTGGCACAGCTGATGCACTTCCAATGTGGGTGGCCGACATGGATTTCGAGTCTCCGCCATCTGTGATTGCAGCCATGCAGAAACGTGTTGAACATGGCGTATTCGGCTATACCATGCAGACGGACGAATACAAGCAATCTATCGTAAACTGGATGAAACAACGCCATGACTGGGAAATTGATCCGGAATGGCTCGTATTTTGCCCGGGCGTCGTTCCCGCGCTTAGCTTCGCCATACAAGCCTTTACCGAACCGGGCGACAAGGTAGTCATTCAGCCGCCGGTATATCCTCCATTTCATAGCGTCGTCAAGGATCATGGCCGCGAGCTTGTCCTAAATCCGCTGAAGCCTGAGAACGGATATTATTCCATGGATCTTGAAGCATTGGAGGAAATCCTGAGCACCCAGCAGGTGAAAATGCTGATTCTGTGCAGCCCTCATAATCCGGTCGGACGGATATGGTCATCCGAGGAACTTGAAACCTTGGTCCAGCTCTGCACACGGCATGATGTCCTGATCATATCCGATGAAATTCATGCCGATCTGATTTATGAAAAAAATGCGCACATCCCGCTCGCCAAGTTGTCTGATGAGGCAAAGAATCGTTCCATTATCTGCACTGCGCCTAGCAAAACCTTTAACATTGCCGGACTCAACACATCCAATATCATCATTCCGGATCCGGATATCCGCAGTACTTTTATGAAGGCGCTCCAGCTCTATCACGTGGGATCCATCAGCACGATCGGGAGCACGGCCGCCGAAGCAGCTTATACCGATGGCGGTGAGTGGCTGGATGAAGTGCTTACCTATCTGCAGAAAAACATTGATTATGTCGTTGAATATATGGGCAAACATATACCTGAAATCAAGGTCCAAAAGCCGGAAGCGACTTATTTGCTATGGCTTGATTTCAGCAGTCTTGGTATGACCCCGAATGAAATGGAAGCCTTTCTGTTGACCAAAGCCAAGCTTGCCTTAAATAAAGGATCTGCATTTGGACAAGGTGGAGCCGGATTCATGCGTATGAACATCGCCTGCCCTATGGCCACTGTCGTCGAAGCAATGAAGCGGCTGGATGCTGCGTTGACTGAATGGCGGATTGAGCAAAAGAATGCCTGA
- a CDS encoding TraX family protein: protein MQLIAMLTMLVDHLGIVCFENQLWLRIIGRIAFPIYAYALVQGHVHTRSRPKYLARLFVLALLSQIPYQLAINPEGLNVIATLFMAAAIMQIMDLTPSLWAKGSIVLVTCAVMELFPFDYDAYGVLLVLMFRCFANERLIFVHLLLNLLYVLVYGPGGLMQLLSIVPTLLIVYGPAVWNKLEQVRVRKWVWRSFYPLHLTALAVLRWTEW, encoded by the coding sequence GTGCAGCTGATCGCCATGCTGACCATGCTGGTAGACCATTTGGGTATCGTGTGCTTTGAAAATCAGCTCTGGCTCCGGATCATTGGCAGGATCGCATTTCCGATTTATGCATATGCCCTGGTTCAGGGTCATGTACATACACGGTCAAGACCGAAATATCTGGCAAGACTGTTTGTCCTTGCACTTTTGTCGCAGATTCCGTATCAACTGGCAATAAACCCGGAAGGTTTGAATGTGATTGCCACGCTGTTTATGGCAGCCGCCATTATGCAGATCATGGACCTTACGCCTTCTTTATGGGCAAAGGGAAGCATTGTTCTGGTAACATGCGCAGTTATGGAGCTCTTTCCTTTTGATTACGATGCCTATGGAGTGCTGCTGGTACTCATGTTCCGCTGCTTTGCGAACGAACGGCTGATCTTCGTCCATTTACTGCTTAATCTGTTATATGTCCTGGTCTATGGGCCGGGCGGTCTGATGCAGCTGCTGAGCATTGTTCCGACGCTGCTGATTGTGTATGGACCGGCAGTATGGAATAAACTCGAACAAGTTCGGGTACGGAAATGGGTGTGGCGTTCCTTTTACCCGCTGCATTTGACCGCTCTGGCAGTGCTGAGATGGACGGAGTGGTAA
- a CDS encoding LacI family DNA-binding transcriptional regulator yields the protein MRSEDIARLAGVSRSTVSRVINNYSNVPEKTRAKVMKVIEENHYEPNTSARVLAGKGMNTIGLFVISTADKQNPNRIYQNNYFAPFVETIVDTVNRMGYYVLIHTVYSEDDFLKVKQAFLQKRIDGGIIIGMEKNAGMVHAIAKLELPFVLIDYDIAELLEHRLDKDYAAVINSKDYEGAAMAVRYLIELGHEHIGLISGRLNTQSGRQRYQAFVETMEENGLGVPEELILSGEFIRQKSYEEVKQLLMSGKRPTAFFSANDEMALGAMDACRELGLQIPGDISIAGFDDIPVASQLSPALTSVRLPIYEMSQAAAHHIVTMCEEGSTSFSTVSFPTHLIVRETCAEPK from the coding sequence ATGCGCAGCGAAGATATTGCGAGATTGGCGGGAGTGTCCCGCAGCACTGTTTCCCGCGTCATCAACAACTATTCTAATGTTCCGGAGAAGACGCGTGCCAAAGTCATGAAGGTGATCGAAGAGAATCATTATGAGCCTAACACCTCCGCACGCGTTCTTGCCGGTAAAGGCATGAACACCATCGGTCTATTTGTGATCAGTACCGCAGACAAGCAGAATCCAAACCGCATATACCAGAACAATTACTTTGCTCCGTTCGTGGAGACCATCGTCGATACGGTCAACCGGATGGGCTATTACGTGCTGATTCATACGGTATACTCGGAGGATGACTTTCTGAAGGTCAAGCAGGCATTTCTGCAAAAAAGAATCGATGGAGGCATCATCATCGGCATGGAGAAGAATGCCGGGATGGTCCATGCGATAGCGAAGCTGGAGCTTCCCTTCGTGCTCATTGATTATGATATTGCGGAGCTGCTTGAGCACCGGCTGGATAAGGATTATGCAGCTGTCATTAATTCGAAGGATTATGAGGGAGCGGCTATGGCTGTCCGGTATTTGATCGAATTGGGGCATGAGCATATCGGATTGATCAGCGGAAGATTGAATACCCAGTCCGGCCGCCAGCGTTACCAGGCCTTTGTGGAGACGATGGAGGAGAACGGGTTGGGGGTTCCGGAGGAGCTTATTCTGAGCGGAGAATTCATCAGGCAGAAGTCATACGAAGAGGTCAAACAGCTGCTTATGTCCGGAAAGCGGCCGACCGCATTCTTTTCAGCCAACGACGAAATGGCACTGGGAGCCATGGATGCTTGCAGGGAGCTGGGACTCCAGATCCCTGGGGACATATCCATCGCAGGTTTCGATGATATCCCAGTCGCTTCCCAGCTCTCACCAGCGCTCACCTCAGTCCGGCTGCCCATTTATGAGATGTCGCAGGCTGCCGCACATCATATTGTTACAATGTGTGAAGAGGGCAGTACATCCTTCAGCACGGTCAGCTTTCCGACCCACCTGATCGTACGGGAAACCTGCGCAGAACCGAAATAA
- a CDS encoding glutathione peroxidase — MSVYSFKAKNIRGEEKALSQYEGSVLLIVNTASECGFTVQYADLQKLYEKYKDRGLMILGFPSNQFGGQEPGSNEDVSTFCQINYGVTFPLFEKVDVRGADQHPLFGYLGEQAPFEGFDMNNSEAKMLSMFIQEKQPELMEGNDIKWNFTKFLIDRKGNVVERFESPIGPLDMERAIEALL, encoded by the coding sequence ATGAGCGTATATTCATTCAAGGCCAAAAATATCCGTGGCGAAGAAAAGGCATTGTCACAGTACGAAGGCAGCGTGCTTCTAATCGTTAACACAGCAAGTGAGTGCGGTTTTACAGTCCAGTATGCCGATCTCCAAAAGCTGTATGAGAAATACAAAGACCGTGGTTTGATGATCCTCGGCTTTCCTTCCAACCAGTTCGGCGGGCAGGAGCCGGGAAGCAATGAGGATGTCAGCACTTTTTGCCAGATCAATTATGGCGTCACATTCCCTCTCTTTGAAAAAGTGGATGTACGCGGTGCCGACCAGCATCCTCTTTTCGGCTATCTGGGTGAGCAGGCTCCCTTTGAAGGCTTTGATATGAACAACTCCGAGGCTAAAATGCTGTCGATGTTCATTCAGGAAAAGCAGCCTGAGCTGATGGAAGGCAATGACATCAAATGGAATTTCACTAAATTCCTGATAGACCGTAAGGGAAACGTGGTGGAACGGTTTGAATCTCCAATAGGGCCACTTGATATGGAACGGGCAATCGAAGCTTTGCTATAA
- a CDS encoding N-acyl-D-glucosamine 2-epimerase, which produces MRSEFVRAWALEGPSIQIDPLFPYYQNRSADSIAEEIQLAGYRTVHYFVVNESQVNAELIESLHHRNIAVWALVIGNGSFATSHLPQEWPTWKMGLIKELNDGFERFSPFSKEYVQWKKEAVSRMLHNYAFDGVEIAEPYFPEWDGIRRGVYGDIGPAAQQAFQEKHGLAVPEFVNRFASNYYKKTPDVYAKWIDFRVDAVNALIDEIINGSGGAREIRPDILVATWSLAVDGGAVSTLRLKEWQGLDAISMIGRVKPDLHMLQTHWPDWMKRNLKAEYPGTYESFAAPIRAAFPELPLGIQADVGSRSNMIKDRTWLNRFQNTVYDLGYQTWTAYEYHLGGYMYDEHPVPLAARTEGDTEVVIVFNKRVDPDSTGMIVADGKDVQEADIDGIRVEESIVDGNRLWLRFNRLPENRPFDVELRHVRDMPSLWHVKGKRANEIPAGTWISIN; this is translated from the coding sequence GTGAGAAGTGAGTTCGTAAGAGCTTGGGCCCTAGAAGGTCCGAGTATTCAAATTGATCCCTTGTTTCCCTATTATCAAAACCGTTCCGCAGATAGCATTGCTGAAGAAATACAGCTTGCCGGCTACCGGACCGTCCATTACTTTGTGGTGAACGAAAGCCAGGTGAATGCTGAACTCATTGAATCCTTACATCACCGAAACATTGCCGTCTGGGCATTGGTTATCGGAAACGGTTCATTTGCAACCTCTCATCTGCCGCAGGAATGGCCGACTTGGAAAATGGGACTTATAAAGGAGCTGAATGACGGATTTGAACGGTTCTCCCCATTTTCGAAGGAATATGTACAGTGGAAAAAGGAAGCTGTATCGCGGATGCTCCATAATTATGCTTTTGACGGCGTTGAAATTGCGGAGCCTTACTTTCCTGAATGGGATGGTATCCGCCGCGGAGTCTACGGAGATATTGGACCCGCAGCCCAGCAGGCATTTCAGGAAAAGCACGGGCTCGCGGTACCCGAATTCGTGAACAGATTTGCTTCAAATTATTATAAAAAAACGCCGGATGTCTACGCAAAATGGATTGATTTCCGCGTGGACGCCGTGAATGCACTTATTGATGAAATCATTAACGGCAGCGGCGGAGCACGTGAGATCCGTCCGGATATCCTGGTAGCCACCTGGTCGCTGGCTGTAGATGGCGGAGCGGTTTCAACCCTGCGGCTTAAGGAATGGCAGGGACTTGACGCCATCTCCATGATCGGAAGAGTCAAACCGGATCTCCACATGCTGCAGACCCATTGGCCGGACTGGATGAAACGAAATCTGAAGGCTGAATATCCAGGCACCTATGAAAGCTTCGCAGCCCCAATCCGGGCAGCATTTCCCGAGCTTCCGCTCGGAATACAGGCCGATGTCGGCTCAAGATCGAACATGATCAAGGACCGTACCTGGCTGAACCGATTCCAGAACACGGTCTATGATTTGGGGTATCAAACCTGGACTGCCTATGAATATCATTTGGGTGGATATATGTATGATGAGCATCCTGTTCCGCTTGCTGCACGTACGGAGGGAGACACCGAAGTAGTCATTGTCTTTAATAAGCGGGTGGATCCGGACTCAACCGGAATGATCGTGGCAGACGGCAAAGATGTTCAAGAAGCAGATATTGACGGAATCCGGGTGGAAGAAAGCATTGTGGACGGCAATAGGCTGTGGCTCCGCTTCAACCGGCTGCCCGAGAACAGACCGTTCGATGTGGAACTCCGCCATGTGAGGGATATGCCATCTTTGTGGCATGTGAAGGGGAAAAGAGCGAACGAGATTCCAGCTGGAACCTGGATCAGTATAAATTAA
- a CDS encoding SDR family NAD(P)-dependent oxidoreductase: MKLSGKTAIITGGASGIGQATARLFAQEGANVVIADFSEAGQEVANRLQEDGHRAIYVKVDVTEEKDIQALIERTVHTYGQVDIMFANAGVANDEPADQLSLEKWQRTLDVNLTGVFLSDKYALIQMLKQGTGGAIINSASIHGHAAKAGVTAYGSAKGGVVMLTQTLGIQYASRGIRVNAVCPGYIDTPLLKALPPEAKQKLVDLHPIGRLGSAEEVAKAVLFLASDDSTFVVGTSLMVDGGYTAQ; encoded by the coding sequence ATGAAATTATCCGGCAAAACTGCCATTATTACTGGAGGAGCCAGCGGGATTGGTCAAGCAACCGCTCGACTGTTTGCACAGGAGGGCGCCAATGTCGTGATAGCCGATTTTTCCGAAGCTGGACAAGAGGTTGCCAACCGGCTGCAGGAGGATGGCCATCGCGCTATCTACGTTAAAGTCGATGTCACAGAAGAAAAGGATATTCAGGCACTCATCGAACGCACCGTGCATACATACGGCCAGGTTGATATCATGTTCGCCAATGCCGGTGTTGCCAACGATGAGCCAGCCGATCAGCTCTCGCTTGAAAAATGGCAGCGTACGCTGGATGTGAATCTGACGGGCGTATTCTTGTCCGATAAATATGCCCTCATTCAAATGCTCAAGCAGGGTACCGGCGGTGCGATTATCAATTCCGCTTCGATCCACGGACATGCCGCCAAGGCTGGAGTTACTGCATACGGCTCCGCCAAAGGCGGAGTGGTCATGCTGACCCAGACCCTGGGCATCCAATATGCCAGTAGAGGTATTCGTGTCAATGCGGTATGTCCGGGATACATTGATACGCCGCTGTTAAAAGCATTGCCGCCGGAAGCGAAGCAAAAGCTGGTCGATCTGCATCCGATTGGCCGCCTGGGAAGTGCCGAGGAGGTCGCCAAAGCCGTGCTTTTTCTAGCCAGTGACGACTCGACCTTCGTGGTGGGAACGAGCCTGATGGTGGATGGAGGATACACTGCCCAATAA